One stretch of Aigarchaeota archaeon DNA includes these proteins:
- a CDS encoding SRPBCC domain-containing protein: MIKISDKFVVKADVKDVWSVVSNMPEVVSCFPNVQKIETLSDGSVKVTFRVDISGAEDKSLTSYLSRITGKMDVKYTELNPMKSLKVNAKGSVAGAKVFVNLSVNLSSLADGSTQVAYDVEADAGMLAKLFSMGLIHKIIESNASAFIKKFKTMLEKSV, from the coding sequence TTGATAAAGATATCCGATAAGTTTGTGGTTAAAGCGGATGTCAAAGACGTATGGTCCGTCGTGAGCAACATGCCTGAAGTTGTTTCATGCTTTCCGAACGTGCAGAAGATTGAGACACTAAGCGATGGTAGCGTGAAGGTTACGTTTAGGGTTGATATCTCTGGTGCCGAAGATAAGAGTTTAACTTCGTATCTTTCTAGAATTACCGGTAAGATGGATGTAAAGTATACAGAGTTGAATCCCATGAAATCTTTAAAGGTGAACGCAAAAGGCTCTGTCGCAGGCGCAAAAGTTTTTGTAAACTTATCAGTTAACCTATCTAGCCTTGCAGACGGCTCTACGCAGGTTGCTTATGACGTAGAAGCGGATGCTGGCATGTTGGCGAAGCTATTCAGCATGGGTCTAATACATAAGATAATCGAGAGCAATGCTTCTGCATTCATAAAGAAATTCAAAACAATGCTTGAGAAGAGTGTGTAA
- a CDS encoding DUF131 domain-containing protein, producing the protein MENAKIPETKSLMSMNWMTVVGLILLLVGALIILMAIGFLRRLSGGGKAQFGGVVLLGPIPIVFGDKNLASILLVVAVVLAITFMVIAFFLY; encoded by the coding sequence ATGGAGAATGCTAAAATACCCGAAACGAAAAGTCTTATGTCGATGAACTGGATGACTGTTGTAGGTCTAATCCTGCTTCTCGTGGGCGCACTTATAATATTGATGGCAATAGGTTTTCTAAGACGCCTGAGCGGTGGTGGAAAGGCCCAGTTTGGCGGCGTAGTTCTCCTAGGGCCGATACCGATAGTCTTCGGTGATAAAAACCTAGCCAGCATCCTTTTAGTTGTTGCGGTGGTACTTGCTATAACGTTTATGGTAATTGCCTTCTTTCTTTATTAG
- a CDS encoding metallophosphoesterase, whose amino-acid sequence MSSLIVVGACLTVGYATTKELEVTRINLGLNRKVVFLTDLHLHEIDDVKEKVLNIVAKEQPDAILLGGDTVDSLTFNMDVVNKYFSNLEAREKFAVMGNHEYWSGKAGELARILKENGFVILKDASAQASFGKIYGFDWKEDRRYPELRFEGLVIVHDPNAALSILDAQAVLAGHTHGGIIIAGQPIYSNSVYVRGLYRLKDNNILYVSRGLGQMFPFRYTSPLELVITE is encoded by the coding sequence ATGTCTTCCCTGATCGTTGTCGGAGCATGTCTAACCGTAGGCTACGCAACCACGAAAGAACTCGAGGTAACGCGTATAAATCTCGGCCTAAATAGGAAAGTTGTTTTCTTGACGGACCTACATCTACACGAAATTGATGATGTTAAGGAGAAAGTTTTGAACATTGTAGCGAAGGAGCAACCCGATGCCATTCTTCTAGGAGGAGATACTGTGGATTCTCTAACCTTTAACATGGATGTTGTAAACAAGTACTTTTCGAACCTGGAAGCAAGGGAAAAGTTCGCCGTTATGGGGAATCATGAATATTGGAGCGGCAAGGCTGGAGAGCTTGCGAGAATTTTAAAGGAGAATGGTTTCGTCATCCTCAAGGACGCATCAGCACAAGCATCCTTTGGAAAGATATACGGCTTCGACTGGAAGGAAGATAGGAGGTATCCCGAGCTCAGGTTCGAAGGTTTAGTGATCGTTCACGATCCGAACGCCGCTTTGAGCATCCTAGACGCGCAGGCCGTATTGGCTGGGCATACACATGGAGGCATAATTATCGCTGGACAACCTATCTACTCGAACTCGGTTTACGTAAGGGGGCTCTACAGGCTTAAGGACAACAACATCCTCTACGTTTCGAGAGGCTTGGGTCAGATGTTTCCGTTTAGGTACACTTCACCGTTAGAACTTGTAATCACCGAATAG
- a CDS encoding CoA pyrophosphatase has product MPTRIAELLAKRLRPVGELLPHSSSAAVMLMLFLNNSDLEVLFVKRKDDPNDPWSGQVALPGGRRKPSDNSILETAVRETFEEVGIMVDPRRTVLGALPDVSSLRNPDILVTPFVALLEEKRPVKLSSELSDYFWASIKDLRKDEVKVSLQNGETKTVKAYVYGVYVIWGLTAQIIDSLLKILED; this is encoded by the coding sequence TTGCCAACAAGAATAGCAGAGTTGCTAGCTAAGCGGTTAAGACCTGTTGGTGAGCTGCTACCGCATAGTAGCTCTGCCGCGGTTATGCTGATGCTGTTTCTGAATAACAGCGACCTCGAGGTGCTTTTCGTAAAACGCAAGGACGACCCTAACGATCCCTGGTCAGGTCAAGTGGCGTTGCCTGGAGGACGCCGAAAACCTTCAGACAATTCTATACTGGAAACTGCCGTTAGAGAGACGTTCGAGGAAGTTGGAATAATGGTAGATCCTAGAAGAACGGTACTCGGCGCTTTGCCGGACGTAAGCTCTTTGAGAAATCCCGATATACTGGTAACACCTTTCGTCGCCCTTCTAGAAGAAAAACGACCGGTCAAGCTTTCTTCAGAACTCTCTGACTACTTCTGGGCATCCATTAAAGACCTGAGGAAAGATGAGGTCAAAGTTAGCTTACAAAACGGTGAAACGAAAACAGTTAAGGCATACGTTTATGGAGTCTACGTGATATGGGGGCTAACCGCGCAGATAATCGACTCGCTTCTAAAAATTTTAGAAGATTGA
- a CDS encoding FYDLN acid domain-containing protein — MRFCPDCGGTMFYDRETRQYVCNSCGVSYTLQELVMIKEKRMSLREEQERKKRQKEEYLEWWLSKKK, encoded by the coding sequence CTGCGGTTCTGTCCAGATTGTGGCGGAACGATGTTCTACGATAGGGAAACCAGACAATATGTGTGCAATAGTTGTGGTGTTTCTTACACTTTACAAGAACTTGTGATGATAAAAGAAAAGAGGATGTCGCTCAGAGAGGAGCAGGAAAGAAAAAAGCGACAAAAAGAAGAGTATCTGGAGTGGTGGCTCAGTAAGAAGAAATGA